The stretch of DNA TAAATTAAAAATACAAATTGTAAACAAAATAAATATTGTAAAATATGGTAATATTATGTATAATATTTAAAAATATACAATATTTATGTTGTTTTTTGTTAATTATTTAATCCCTGAGTGAAGTAAGTTTTATTAGCTTAGGCAGTGGAGTGGGCAATGAGAATTAATTTATACAGTTCAAAAGGAAGTATGACCATTGAAGCTTCTATTATTATGCCTGTTATTATTTTATGTGTTATTGCATTATTGTTTATACCTGTCTATCTGTATAAACAGACTTCTCTCCACAGCATGACAAATAAAGCTGCTGAAAGGGCATATGTTGTATGGAGAAATGTTAACGGAGATATGGAGACAGGCAAAGTCCTGAAAGAAGAATTAAACAGTGACAGCCTTTATAGAAGAATGTATGATCCTTTCAAAGATATCCGGCTGGAAACTGTAAGAAGCTTTATAGAATCCAAACTGTCAAAAAAAGTTGTTTTTCCCGGGAATAAAGCCAATGAGGGTCCGGAAGCGGAAATTACTCTAAAAGATAATTTAATTTTAAAAAATTTGGATCTAACTGTCAAAGATACTGTGGGAATTTTTACAGAAAATTATCTTGGGCTTTTTGATCCAGGAAAAAACTATTCTTTTAATTCATCCTCAACTGCTTTTATTTATGATCCTGCGGAATTTATAAGAAATGTTGATTTTCTTGTAGAAATAAAGAAAGAGCTGGAAAAAGAATACCCGGAGCTTCAAGATACCAGCGGTAAATTAAAGGAAAGATTGAAGGACATCAGTAAATGGATTGAGAAAGCAGCTAATAAACAAGTTGATTAGAAAGGAAGATCGGCATTGGGGGGCAATAAAGGTCAAGTATCGGTATTCTTATGTATAATTTTTATGGCAGTATTTATTGTAGTAGGAGTTTTAGTGGATGCTTCAAGAATTATATCCGGCAAATCCCAGGTAGAGAGATCAGTTGCAAATGCAGCCCGCTCTCTTCTGGCAGATTATAGTACAAGTATAAAAGAGTATTACGGAATTTTTGCCATAGATAATAACAGGGAGAAAGATTTAACCAATGTAGCAAGAGATTATCTTGAAAAAAACCTGGCTATTGGGATTGAAGAACTGCAAAATATTAATTTTTATAACTTCAAGGTAGAGAATATATCTGTAACACCCCTATTCAGCCTGACAGGAGACCAGACGGTAAAAAATCAGATACTTGAATATATGAAATATAGTGCTCCTAAACAAGTGATAGAAAATTTGTGGCATAAGATCTTAATGGTAAAGGAAGCAGGCAAGGTTGCAGATACCTATAACAGGAAACTGAATGTGGAAAAGCTTTCCGCCCAGATAGGAGAGCTGCAGCAAAAACTTAAAGAAAAAATAAGCGGAACTATAGGAAACGGAATTTTTCAGGAATTCTTCATAAATAAATTTAATAAAGATGGAATTAGAAGTTCAGCCATTGAAAGCTATGCAGAAATAACTATCAGGCAAAGTACCCTCTATAGGGAATTGAATGCAGCATATGAACTTATGAGACAGATAGAGGGTAAGCTTCATGAAAATGACAGCAATGAAGAAGCAGGGGGGCTAAAAGAAAAACTGGATATGCTCCTGGGCAGGATTAAAATGATGGAGGATGAGCTGGATATTCTGAAGAATGAAAGAGATTCCATGGAAAAAAGACTTAAGGGTGAGCTGACCGGTAGATATCTGGAAATTAATAAAGAAGCAAGGCAGATAATAGAAGATATCAGAGAGGTTAAAGAAAAGATAGAGGCTGCTATAGCGGATTTTGAGAATTATATGGATAACAGTCCTGCTGATGCCCATTCTCCATATCATAGTGTTCTGGAATCCATCAAAGAAGATGTGGATTATATAAAAGATAATGTACTGAATGGTGAAACAACAGAAGAATTAATTAAGATTATTGAAAATAACATAACTTATCTTGAAAATGCCATGGAAAGACTTAACCGGGCATCCAGCCTGAACTGGCAGGAAATTGACCAGGATTCGGGAAAAGAGTGGATAATCAGTCTGCTTAAAGAAGGATTCGGAGATTATATCAATATTATTGAATATGACTATAAGAAAGCGGGAGAGCCTGTCACAGCACCGGATCCCAGAGAAGGAATGAAAAAGGAAACAGAAGAAATTCTAAAAAAAGACAGAGAGGATGAAGACATAAAGAATGTTAGAATGGAAGAGGCAGGAATTAATATTAGTGAGCTTCCCTCAAAGAATAAATATTATGACGAGGATTTACCGGCCTTTGAGGGCGGACTGGAAGATTTGCCCGGAGAAATAGACATTAACCAAAATGACAGCAGATTTGTCCATAATGTCTTCAATTACATGGGGAACATAGGTAATATTTGCGGGGATTTTGAAGAATTCAGGGATGATCTTTACATTAATGAATATATAATGAAGGTATTTAATAACCAGGTTTCGGTGCAGGGAAAAAATAAAGCGGAAGGCAGTTCCTCTGTAAATAAAAATAGGGACTCTTTTTTCAATAGTGAAGTGGAATATATACTTCATGGAGATTCCTCAGAAAAAATCAATAAAATGAAAACAAAAGCGCAAATACTGCTAATAAGATTTTCCATGAACACCCTGCACGCCTATTCCGACAGCAATAAGAGAGAGCTTGCAAAAGGTATTGCCGCAGCAGTATCGGGATGGTGGACTGCAGGGGCTGGTATACCAATAATATCAAACATGGTTTTGTGCGGCTGGGGCTTAGGGGAGGCCATAATTGATCTTGAAGATTTACTGGAAGGAAAAGCCGTTCCTTTCTATAAACTTAAAGGGGACTGGAAACTTGATCTGGGGCCCAATATCCGGCAAAACCCCAGTAGTAAAGGGAATAACCCAAGTCATGAAAGCGAAAGAGATATTTCAAGCCCTAAGAGTAACCCTGGACTGATGTTTGACTATAATGACTATCTGAGGATATTCCTGATGCTTGTGAATACAGAGAAAAAAATAGGCAGAATTGAAGATTTGATTGAATTAAACGGAAGGAAAGCCAATAGTGCTTTCAGAGCCACCAATTGCAGTACCTGGATAAAAGTAGAAGCAGAGGTTTCACTGAATTATCTTTTTTTAACCTCTGCGTTTATGCCGGGAAGTAAAAAAACCGGGGAAGGTAGGCATATCTTCAGGGTGGTATGGTATGAAGGATATTAGGAACAGTATGGGAGATGCCAGGTTTTACATGAAGGATACCAGAGGGTCTGTAACTTTAGAGGCCGCCATTGCACTTCCGGTTTTTATATGTGTAATTATATCCGTCACATTTCTGATAAGAGTGGTACATATTAATGAATCCATAAATTATGCCTTAAACGGGGCAGCTAATGAATTGGCAGCTTCCAGTTATCTATATCATGTAAGCAGAATTGAGGAACTTGAAAAATTACCTGAAGATGCCATTGAAAATATGGTAGATGGAATGGCGGAAGGAATCCTGGGAAGCACGGATGATCTTCCTGAAGAACTTAAAACCCTTGTAAAAAACATTATAAAAGGGAACTTCGAGGACCTGAAGACAGAAATCTGTATTCCCATTGTAAAATTATATTTCAAGAAGTATTTACCGGACTTCCCTTTGGGAAACCTGGATTTTTCCCATTCCAGTTTTTTTGAAGAAGATACCGGAGATATTGATATAATTGTAAGGTACAATGTTAATATCCCGCTTCCTGTGAAAATTCCCCAGATAATTTTTACTCAGAGGGCTTCTGTGAAAGCATGGCTTGGAGGCGATGAAAAGGAAAATAGCCCTGTGACAGGAGAAATCGATAATATTTGGTCTTTAAGCAATTTTGAAAGAGGAAGGAAAATAAGAGAGATTTTTGGAGCCAATCTTCCATATAATTTTCCAGTGCTATCAAAATTCGAAGGAGGAAAGGCCACAGTAATTAAAAGTATGGATTTAACTGCAGACACTTATAAAACCCCTGAAATGGTGATTAAGAAAATAAGTGAATATATGGATAATCTTGCACAATACAAAGGGCAGGAAATACCCTGGGGAAGCAGCAAGATACTTATCATGGAAAAAGACATAATAATTAGAGAACTGTTGCTGGTAATCCCTTCAAATGAAATATCTCAGGAAATAAAGGAAGCTCTTGATTTTTGCGTAATACAAGGAGTAAATAAAGATGTTATATTAAGAATTGAAAAGTATGGTTATAGTTATAGGTATGATAAGCCTTCTAAAGAAAGTGTATAAGTGATATACTTTACTATAGAGCAATAAATAAAAAATTGCCATAAATATAATGAATGGGAACGGGAGAGGTGATATCATGAGCCAAAAGAACCAATTTTCTATCCTGAAGCCTGAAGAAATCACTGAGAATACTTTCAAACTTATTGGAAAAGACTGGATGTTAATTACAGCTGGGACTTATGATAAATTCAACATGATGACAGCCAGCTGGGGCGGACTGGGAGTATTATGGAGCAAAAATGTTTGTTTTTGCTTTATAAGACCTCAAAGATATACATATGATTTTGTTGAAAAGTCCGACACCTTTACGCTTTCCTTTTTTGGAAATGAATATCGTGAAGCACTGAATATATGTGGAACAAAATCCGGAAGAGAAATAGATAAAGTACAGGCTACCGGTCTTACACCTTTTGAGGATTTGCCCGGAATGATTTCCTTCAGGGAAGCGTCACTTATTGTGGAATGTAAGAAGATTTATTATCAGGACATAAAACCAGAAAACTTTTTGCAGCCGGATATACAGGAATTTTACAAATTAAAGGATTATCACCGTATGTATATTGGTGAAATAATAAGATGCCTGAAGAGATAGCAGATATAAAAATAATAGTAATAAAGGAGGATGGGATGGTAAAATCTCATACTCCTTTATTATATGATGCGCATTTTATGTCCTGCTGTACATTTTATGGGTTATGTGCTACAGATTTGGATTTATATATTATACTGCTACTCCCTGTATCCACATCCAGGTTTTCCGAAAATACCCGGGAAAAATAAGATGATGACAAGGATTATTATGATAACCCAAAAGAAATCGAGTCCAAAGATACCACCAGATCCTCTTTCTTCAGACACACCATTCACCTCCCAAAAGATTTCCCAATTCTATAACTTTACTGAAAAAAGCTATTACATACTATTCGATAACGGGAAGTCTTGTTACTGAAAATTTTAGTTATTCCGGCATATGAACATGCTTACATGATGTATGAAGACAAGGGACACCTCCTCCTGAAATAGAAAACATTCTTATTTACAGGGGAATGTCCCCAATTTTGAGTTCCTGAATAACACATATACCCTAATCTGGCACAATAGGTTATAATATGAAGTGCAAGAAAAAATATAAAATAATGCAATAAGGTAATACCGGAAATTTTAACAAAGGTGGTCAAAATATAATCATGAAGGACGCGATAAGATTACTAAAGTATGCAAAAGCTTATTGGAAACACCTGGCTATTGCCATGGTAGCCCTGTTAGTAATGACAGGTATACAGCTATATGCCCCTATGATTGTCCGTAAAATGATAACCATGATAACTGAGGGAGATCCTGATTTAGGAAGAAAAGCTATAGAACTTGCTGTCAAACTCGGGTTGTTATATATTATTCTGGCTTTCTGTCAATTTTTAAGATCTTACCTTACTCATTATGCTGCCTGGCATTTTGTATCAGATATGAGAGTCAGAATATATAATCATATGCAGAAGTTATCATTACGTTTTTATCACGACAAGCAAACCGGCCAGTTAATGTCCAGGACATCCAATGACACCTCTACACTGGAGAGCCTGATAGCCCACTCAACACCGGATCTTATAGTAAACATACTAATACTGATAGGTGTCACTGTGATTCTGTTTTCTATCAATCCGGTTCTTGCTTTACTAAGCCTTATAACTGTACCCTTTCTTGCAATTGCTGCTTCTTATTTTGCAAAAAGAGTACTTCCGCAGTTTAAGAATTCCCAGCAGGCACTGGCAGAATTCAATGCTACTTTACATGACAACCTGCAGGGTATAAAGGAAATTCAGATATTCAATCAGCAGGAGAGGGAGAAGGAAAGAATACGCAGGAAATCTAATTCTCATGTAAAAACGCTGCTCAGGGTCTTGAAGCTTAGTGCCATATATCACCCATCCATTGAATTTTTCAGCAATATGGGAGTCGTCATTGTAATAGGTTTTGGAGGATATCTGGCTTCTGCGGGTAAAGTACCTCTAAAGGATATAGTAACCTTTATACTTTATCTGAATATGTTCTATCAGCCTATCAGTACTTTAGGAAGGTTGAATGAAGATATGCAAAATGCCCTTGCAGGTGCCAGCAGGATTTTTGAAGTGCTGGATACGGAATCTGATGTTAAAGAGGCTAAAAATCCTGTGGAATTAGGCAGGGTGAAGGGTAGAATAGTTTTTGAAAATGTAAGCTTCAGCTATATTGAGGGGAACAATGTATTAAATAATATCAACCTGGAAATAAACCCGGGAGAATTGGTTGCCCTGGTGGGACCTACAGGAGTTGGAAAGACCACCCTGATAAGCTTGATATGCCGTTTTTATGATCCTACCGAAGGCAGAATTACAATAGACGGTATAGATATGAAAGATGTCAGCCTGAAATCCCTGAGAGATAATACAAGCATTGTGCTGCAGGATGTATTTCTTTTCAACGGAACCATAGCTGAGAACATAGCCTACGGAGCTGAAAATGCAACCAGGGAGGAAATAATAAAAGCAGCTAAACTTGCCCATGCCCATGAATTCATTGATGAATTGGAGAATGGCTATGATACCATTATTGGAGAAAGAGGCATAAGATTATCGGGAGGGCAGAAACAGCGCATTTCAATAGCAAGAGCAATACTAAGAAACACCCCGGTCCTTATTCTGGATGAAGCTACTGCATCTGTAGATACACAAACAGAAAAACTGATTCATGATGCAATTGACAGAGTAACCAAAAACAGAACTACCATAGTAATTGCACACAGGCTATCATCCATACAGAAAGCAGATAAAATAGTTGTGCTCAATGAAGGAGGGATTGAGGAAATAGGAACTCATTTTGAACTTCTGCAGAATAATGGACTTTACAGCAAGCTATATAATATCCAGTTCAAGGGAAGAGAGGTTTGTTAAATAATATACAATATTTTCCCTATTATTCACAAGTAATTGATTAGAGTGAGGATGGCAATAGTTACAGGCTGATGAATTAAATATATAAGTAAAGTGTTTCTTCCCAAAAAGCTGACAGCTCTTACCACCACATTATTATTCGGGTTAAAGGGCAGCAGGCTCTTTTTACTCGAATAGAATACTTTCCCAAAAACTACTCCGTAAATAAAAAGCCCTGACCAGGGGAAAAGAGGATAGTAGTCAGAGGAAGTAAAACTGATACTTGTCAGGCCAAAAGGGAATAAATAATTGTAGGGAACAACCACTTTCTGGGCATAATAACCAAGAATAATTGCCATAGTACATATAATAACCAGAAGGTAATTATTCACAGGCCTTATAAGAGGATATAGGAGCATACATATTCCCAAAAAATGCAGTATGCCGAACTTAATACCGAATTCAGCACCGTATAAATGGGTTGCAACAGTTATTACAAGTGCTATAGCCAGTACCCTCAGGCCTCTTTTTATATTGCTCCTGCTGAGACTTGAGCTTATGCCTGAGATAAATATAAAAAGTATGGCTGAAATTTTACCAATATAATAATTTATACCGGAAGTATAGCTGACAGGATAGTTAAACATTTCGTTCATATCAAAAATGAAATGGAAGTATATCATAAGCAGCAAAGCTATTCCTCTGAAGAAATCCAGCTCCCATATACGTCCGGCTGGGGTACGGCATGGCTGTTCATGGTTATTTACAGACATAAACTGACCTCCTGGTATTGCTTTATAGACATATTTTATACATATTATGTCTCATTGGCAATAGAAGAGTGATAAAGGAGGCAGATGTATGAAACTATGAATGATACATGAAAACAATAATTGAATAAAGAATAAATGAATAAAATAAGAAACAGGTGATAAAGGTTCTATACAATGAAATCTGGCAGGAAAGATAAAGTGAAAGATGAAATGAATAAATTAAAAGATAGGTTGAAAGATGAAATTCTTAAATTTTTGCCATTTCAAGTATGCTCTGTCATTAACAAGCTGGAAGATGCTGGTTATGAAGCCTATCTTGTAGGCGGCTGCACCAGGGATATGATAATGGGCAAAGAACCAAAGGACTGGGATGTTACTACAATTGCAAAACCTGATGAGATAAAGAAGTTGTTTGACAAAACTATTGATACTGGTATTAAGCACGGTACAGTGACTGTTTTGTGGGGAGATACAAAAGTAGAAGTGACAACATACAGGGTAGATGGTGTATATAGCGACAACCGGCGCCCTGCCAGCGTAGGATTTATATCTTCATTGACAGAAG from Clostridiaceae bacterium encodes:
- a CDS encoding pilus assembly protein, with the protein product MRINLYSSKGSMTIEASIIMPVIILCVIALLFIPVYLYKQTSLHSMTNKAAERAYVVWRNVNGDMETGKVLKEELNSDSLYRRMYDPFKDIRLETVRSFIESKLSKKVVFPGNKANEGPEAEITLKDNLILKNLDLTVKDTVGIFTENYLGLFDPGKNYSFNSSSTAFIYDPAEFIRNVDFLVEIKKELEKEYPELQDTSGKLKERLKDISKWIEKAANKQVD
- a CDS encoding flavin reductase family protein is translated as MSQKNQFSILKPEEITENTFKLIGKDWMLITAGTYDKFNMMTASWGGLGVLWSKNVCFCFIRPQRYTYDFVEKSDTFTLSFFGNEYREALNICGTKSGREIDKVQATGLTPFEDLPGMISFREASLIVECKKIYYQDIKPENFLQPDIQEFYKLKDYHRMYIGEIIRCLKR
- a CDS encoding ABC transporter ATP-binding protein, which produces MKDAIRLLKYAKAYWKHLAIAMVALLVMTGIQLYAPMIVRKMITMITEGDPDLGRKAIELAVKLGLLYIILAFCQFLRSYLTHYAAWHFVSDMRVRIYNHMQKLSLRFYHDKQTGQLMSRTSNDTSTLESLIAHSTPDLIVNILILIGVTVILFSINPVLALLSLITVPFLAIAASYFAKRVLPQFKNSQQALAEFNATLHDNLQGIKEIQIFNQQEREKERIRRKSNSHVKTLLRVLKLSAIYHPSIEFFSNMGVVIVIGFGGYLASAGKVPLKDIVTFILYLNMFYQPISTLGRLNEDMQNALAGASRIFEVLDTESDVKEAKNPVELGRVKGRIVFENVSFSYIEGNNVLNNINLEINPGELVALVGPTGVGKTTLISLICRFYDPTEGRITIDGIDMKDVSLKSLRDNTSIVLQDVFLFNGTIAENIAYGAENATREEIIKAAKLAHAHEFIDELENGYDTIIGERGIRLSGGQKQRISIARAILRNTPVLILDEATASVDTQTEKLIHDAIDRVTKNRTTIVIAHRLSSIQKADKIVVLNEGGIEEIGTHFELLQNNGLYSKLYNIQFKGREVC
- a CDS encoding DUF1624 domain-containing protein, with the protein product MSVNNHEQPCRTPAGRIWELDFFRGIALLLMIYFHFIFDMNEMFNYPVSYTSGINYYIGKISAILFIFISGISSSLSRSNIKRGLRVLAIALVITVATHLYGAEFGIKFGILHFLGICMLLYPLIRPVNNYLLVIICTMAIILGYYAQKVVVPYNYLFPFGLTSISFTSSDYYPLFPWSGLFIYGVVFGKVFYSSKKSLLPFNPNNNVVVRAVSFLGRNTLLIYLIHQPVTIAILTLINYL